From a region of the Mus pahari chromosome 12, PAHARI_EIJ_v1.1, whole genome shotgun sequence genome:
- the LOC110329920 gene encoding olfactory receptor Olfr180, whose translation MVCFVRAKTPQFCQQMHRKMRIEKTNHSLTTQFILVGFSDHPDLKTLLFLLFSTIYVVTMVGNLGLVALIYMEPRLHTPMYIFLGXLALMDSCCSCAITPKMLENFFSVDRRISLYECMAQFYFLCLAETADCFLLAAMAYDRYVAICNPLQYHTMMSKRLSIQMSIGTFVASNLISILHVGCLLRLTFCKSNRIDHFFCDILPLYRLSCTDPFINELMIYIFSMPIQFLTITTVLVSYFCILLTIFRMKSKDGRGKALSTCASHFFSVSIFYACLLMYIRPFDDSNKDIPVAIFYTIIIPLLNPFIYSLRNTEVVNAVNKVIKMYTIFKRSSASAAH comes from the exons ATGGTTTGTTTTGTGAGGGCAAAGACACCACAGTTTTGTCAGCAAATGCACAG AAAAATGAGAATAGAGAAGACAAATCATTCTTTGACCACACAATTCATCCTGGTGGGATTCTCAGATCACCCAGACTTGAAGACACTTCTGTTCCTGCTGTTCTCTACCATCTATGTGGTCACTATGGTGGGGAATCTTGGGCTAGTGGCCTTGATCTACATGGAGCCTCgtctccacacacccatgtacatctTTCTGGGCAANCTGGCTCTGATGGACTCCTGCTGCTCCTGTGCCATCACTCCCAAGATGCTAGAGAACTTCTTTTCTGTGGACAGAAGGATTTCTCTCTATGAGTGCATGGCACAgttctattttctctgtcttgctGAAACTGCAGACTGCTTTCTTCTGGCAGCGATGGCNtatgaccgctatgtggccatatGCAACCCACTGCAGTACCACACCATGATGTCCAAGAGGCTCTCCATTCAGATGAGCATAGGCACATTTGTAGCCAGTAATCTGATTTCTATTCTTCATGTAGGGTGTCTCTTAAGGTTAACTTTCTGTAAATCAAATCGCATTGatcatttcttctgtgatattcTTCCCCTGTATAGACTCTCCTGTACAGACCCATTTATCAATGAattaatgatatatattttttcaatgcCAATTCAATTTCTTACCATTACCACTGTCTTGGTCTCTTACTTCTGCATTCTTCTCACTATTTTCAGGATGAAGTCCAAAGATGGGAGAGGAAAAGCACTCTCTACCTGTGCATCCCACTTTTTTTCTGTGTCAATATTCTATGCCTGTCTTCTCATGTATATTAGACCATTTGATGACAGTAATAAAGACATACCAGTGGCCATATTTTATACAATAATAATTCCTTTGTTAAACCCTTTTATTTACAGCCTGAGAAATACTGAAGTAGTAAATGCTGTTAATAAAGTTATAAAGATGTATACCATTTTTAAACGGTCTTCAGCTTCTGCAGCTCACTAA